One Frankia alni ACN14a DNA window includes the following coding sequences:
- a CDS encoding DMT family transporter — MRQNHVYLVDTYHFVVETEVRWDMPSSTPDSASRRRTAVRSLAADVGGLAASRPAPTGRAPTAPAPPVAAEHGRTAWLADLGVLGVAVVWGSTYVAMQWSGRFISVPAFLFLRFAMGASTIVVLAPRAWRGLTRQEMSIGALFGCLLFGILYLETLGVRHTLASNAGFLISLSVILVPLIERTFLRARIARVTYPLTLVSLAGCALLTLDRGFTVRGGDLIILGAALIRAVQIVLFSSQSKGRDISLLRVTGVELWVVACGGLLVSLFRPGRSVHEATHLPGEAWLVIAYLGVAGTAFAFLTQLYAARASSPTRVGLMMSTEPFFAAVFAVVLLSENLGPTQLTGGGLVLLSAYLGRWADARRLASRPESPAAAPVPPEGATRRGPLRRSYGTDPRT; from the coding sequence ATGCGGCAGAATCATGTGTATCTGGTCGACACGTATCACTTCGTGGTCGAGACCGAGGTGAGGTGGGATATGCCGTCGAGCACGCCTGACAGCGCCAGCCGACGGCGCACCGCGGTGCGCAGCCTCGCCGCCGACGTCGGCGGGCTCGCGGCGAGCCGGCCCGCACCGACAGGCCGCGCCCCGACCGCCCCCGCACCACCGGTCGCGGCCGAACATGGCCGCACTGCCTGGCTGGCAGATCTGGGCGTGCTGGGCGTAGCGGTGGTATGGGGCTCAACCTACGTGGCGATGCAGTGGTCAGGACGGTTCATCTCCGTCCCCGCCTTCCTGTTTCTGCGGTTCGCGATGGGAGCGTCGACCATCGTCGTCCTGGCACCGCGGGCATGGCGTGGGCTGACTCGCCAGGAGATGTCGATCGGAGCCCTGTTCGGCTGTTTGCTGTTCGGGATCCTGTATCTCGAGACGCTGGGTGTCCGTCACACCCTCGCCTCCAACGCGGGCTTTCTCATCTCACTGTCGGTGATACTCGTCCCCCTGATCGAGAGGACCTTCCTCCGGGCACGGATCGCCCGGGTTACCTACCCGCTGACGCTGGTGTCCCTGGCCGGGTGCGCGCTGCTCACGCTGGATCGGGGCTTCACCGTACGCGGGGGAGATCTGATCATTCTGGGGGCCGCGCTGATCCGGGCCGTCCAGATCGTGCTCTTCAGCTCGCAGTCGAAGGGCCGGGACATCTCACTGCTGCGCGTCACCGGCGTCGAACTCTGGGTCGTCGCGTGCGGGGGTCTGCTGGTCTCCCTGTTCCGGCCGGGCCGGTCCGTCCACGAGGCGACGCACCTGCCCGGCGAGGCCTGGCTGGTCATCGCGTACCTCGGCGTGGCGGGCACCGCCTTCGCCTTCCTGACCCAGCTCTATGCCGCGCGGGCGTCCTCCCCGACCCGGGTCGGTCTCATGATGTCCACCGAGCCGTTCTTCGCAGCGGTCTTCGCCGTCGTGCTCCTGAGCGAGAATCTCGGCCCCACCCAACTCACGGGAGGGGGGTTGGTCCTGCTGTCGGCCTACCTGGGGCGGTGGGCGGATGCTCGGCGGCTGGCATCCCGACCGGAGTCGCCGGCTGCCGCGCCGGTGCCGCCGGAGGGCGCTACGCGCCGCGGCCCGCTTCGGCGGTCCTACGGCACAGATCCTCGAACATGA
- a CDS encoding (2Fe-2S)-binding protein — translation MLVPLPTPATPREPATEGGSSPLRSPRESIATAAQGMVPRSLANALEPRGLCLGVPTGPGWADCAFLSGPAGVTRSLARIARSHPGASPEVAASYLANWYAAAVVAPAVASYVLLRRVPDLEPAGMSLRELDSGWFDRTALHLPVGTVLADAALAGPVDRTTARHSGSDRPDRVVGDLAALRGVLVEEVLSHLGPFVRELRARVRTGYPALWGAVAAQCARAFLLTERATGDPDTGRQEADAFFERAAPTMRARPRWHEFVHRGRSYTGMRCGSCCLAHRLGEEYCTTCPFTDDADRERRMRAWIDTQGNGGLAV, via the coding sequence ATGCTGGTGCCACTGCCGACTCCCGCAACGCCGCGGGAGCCGGCCACCGAAGGTGGATCCTCGCCCCTCCGATCCCCGCGGGAGTCGATCGCGACCGCCGCCCAGGGGATGGTCCCGCGTAGCCTCGCCAACGCGCTGGAACCTCGCGGCCTGTGTCTTGGCGTGCCGACCGGCCCCGGCTGGGCGGACTGCGCCTTTCTCTCGGGGCCGGCGGGTGTGACGCGGTCGCTGGCGCGGATCGCCCGGTCCCATCCCGGCGCCAGCCCCGAGGTCGCCGCGAGCTACCTGGCCAACTGGTACGCCGCCGCCGTCGTCGCGCCGGCCGTCGCCTCCTACGTGCTGCTGCGACGGGTCCCGGACCTGGAACCGGCGGGGATGTCGCTGCGGGAGCTCGACAGCGGCTGGTTCGACCGGACGGCGCTGCACCTGCCCGTCGGGACGGTGCTGGCCGACGCCGCGCTCGCGGGCCCCGTCGACCGGACGACGGCGCGCCACAGCGGGTCGGATCGGCCGGATCGGGTGGTCGGCGATCTCGCCGCCCTGCGGGGAGTCCTCGTGGAGGAGGTGCTCTCCCATCTCGGTCCGTTCGTCCGCGAGCTGCGGGCGCGGGTCCGCACCGGCTACCCGGCCCTCTGGGGCGCGGTGGCCGCGCAGTGCGCACGGGCCTTCCTGCTGACCGAGCGGGCCACCGGGGACCCCGACACGGGACGGCAGGAGGCGGACGCGTTCTTCGAACGCGCGGCCCCGACGATGCGTGCCCGCCCGCGTTGGCACGAGTTCGTCCATCGCGGCCGGTCCTACACCGGGATGCGCTGCGGATCGTGCTGCCTCGCGCACCGCCTCGGCGAGGAGTACTGCACGACCTGTCCCTTCACCGACGACGCCGATCGCGAGCGGCGGATGCGCGCCTGGATAGACACGCAGGGTAATGGAGGTCTTGCGGTCTGA
- a CDS encoding type II toxin-antitoxin system HicA family toxin — protein sequence MGLKDLPVAVGDRHVAAFQRAGWEVARRSGSHVVLRRAGVQANLSVPCNGQEVKRPLLAKLIERAGLTLEEYCDYFRRR from the coding sequence ATGGGGCTGAAAGATCTTCCCGTCGCGGTCGGAGACCGGCATGTGGCCGCGTTCCAACGGGCGGGTTGGGAGGTGGCTCGCCGCAGCGGTAGCCACGTCGTGCTCCGCCGGGCCGGGGTGCAGGCGAACCTCTCGGTGCCCTGCAATGGGCAGGAGGTCAAGCGGCCGCTGCTGGCCAAGCTCATCGAACGAGCCGGCCTCACCTTGGAGGAGTACTGCGACTACTTCCGGCGGCGCTGA
- a CDS encoding purple acid phosphatase family protein: MTGGADDAYGVHLTFGAEPSTAMVVSWLSHGPATRPAVRCAARPGALGPPVPATIRSYRDARTGERVFVHHASLTGLEPATDYAFTLEHDGRPQGADGSFRTAPGSRAAFGFTFFGDQGTDRPYDPYGSPASGYAVVGVERCAPLFALTGGDLSYANQREDPVRTWSDWFTMISPSAGARPWMPCVGNHEIERGNGALGLAAYQTYFELPPNGDEGYLAGLWYAFTVGAVRFVVVSADDVCYQNSGPIYLRGFSAGRQTAWLARTLEQARADPGIDWIVVAMHHAALSTSADHNGADLGIREAWLPLFDRYGVDLVLYGHEHHYERSHPVRGIVPGSPTLAPRPVASAVGPGGAVVDTSAGTVHLMAGTGGSSSPSTDTLLDPPAGRIVVGVRDPEPGRRHRAAVRALEDAAWLAFRAPDHPYAFAGFEVDPGEAGGLTSIRVTAYDSGSPDPVPFDRVTLVRPRTDAAPTG, from the coding sequence GTGACGGGCGGTGCCGACGATGCCTACGGCGTTCATCTCACCTTCGGCGCCGAGCCGTCGACGGCCATGGTCGTCTCCTGGCTGAGCCACGGCCCCGCCACCCGGCCCGCGGTTCGCTGCGCAGCCCGGCCCGGCGCCCTCGGCCCGCCGGTGCCGGCGACCATCCGCTCCTACCGGGACGCGCGCACGGGCGAGCGGGTCTTCGTCCATCACGCGAGCCTGACCGGGCTCGAACCCGCCACGGACTACGCGTTCACCCTCGAGCACGACGGCCGGCCGCAGGGGGCGGACGGCTCGTTCCGCACGGCGCCGGGCTCGCGGGCCGCCTTCGGCTTCACCTTCTTCGGCGATCAGGGCACCGACCGGCCGTACGACCCGTACGGCTCGCCCGCCTCCGGGTACGCCGTGGTCGGGGTCGAGCGGTGTGCACCGCTGTTCGCGCTCACCGGCGGGGATCTGTCCTACGCCAATCAGCGCGAGGACCCGGTCCGCACCTGGTCCGACTGGTTCACGATGATCAGCCCGTCCGCGGGGGCACGGCCGTGGATGCCGTGCGTCGGCAACCACGAGATCGAGCGGGGGAACGGCGCGCTGGGCCTCGCGGCCTACCAGACCTACTTCGAGCTGCCGCCGAACGGGGACGAGGGCTACCTCGCCGGGCTCTGGTACGCGTTCACGGTCGGGGCGGTCCGCTTCGTGGTCGTCAGCGCCGACGACGTCTGCTACCAGAACAGCGGCCCGATCTACCTGCGCGGGTTCAGTGCCGGCCGGCAGACCGCCTGGCTCGCCCGGACGCTGGAGCAGGCCCGGGCCGACCCGGGCATCGACTGGATCGTGGTCGCCATGCACCATGCGGCGCTGTCCACCTCGGCCGATCACAACGGCGCCGACCTGGGCATCCGGGAGGCCTGGCTGCCGCTGTTCGACCGGTACGGAGTGGACCTCGTGCTCTACGGGCACGAACACCACTACGAACGCAGCCACCCGGTGCGAGGCATCGTCCCGGGCAGCCCGACCCTCGCCCCCCGGCCGGTCGCGAGCGCGGTCGGGCCTGGCGGCGCCGTCGTGGACACGTCGGCGGGCACGGTCCACCTGATGGCGGGCACCGGAGGCTCGTCGTCGCCGTCCACGGACACCCTCCTGGACCCGCCCGCCGGGCGGATCGTGGTCGGCGTCCGTGACCCCGAGCCGGGACGCCGGCACCGGGCCGCCGTCCGTGCGCTCGAGGACGCGGCCTGGTTGGCCTTCCGGGCTCCCGACCACCCCTACGCCTTCGCCGGGTTCGAGGTGGATCCCGGCGAGGCCGGCGGGCTGACCAGCATCCGGGTCACCGCGTACGACTCGGGCTCTCCCGACCCGGTGCCGTTCGACCGGGTGACTCTGGTCCGGCCCAGAACCGACGCGGCACCGACCGGCTGA
- a CDS encoding NAD-binding protein, which produces MIGRGAPGGRGGRAGLGHRLERWAARPLLVAGRLARWLRRHLLGTFAVLGVIAFSLGLIGMYRHFRSEPAMFSWPNIVFFTATLFLADGTVFQDGGKFPLTLEIARFLAPVATAVGVADGVSTIFAQRFERFRARHARHHVIVCGTGPTASALVDKLSRSKRVVLVAEDAEREYPDAELPPGLLRVVGDPVEPLVLAKAGVARADVVYGCLPDTSSNLAIALAARRLAADRVEQPLRCLAQVGDLSLIPHLRARRIGLNDDSGFRLDFFAVEVLGAHALLNRYPPSWAAPEPGAAPTVAPAPLVVLGLSGLGRALVMELARRWRSLAGASGPLLPIAVADPAAEEKLAALRAREPALARVALTAHDTPHGELPPAVTQADGPQEPPEFVYVCQSDEERALLYGLDAAQALNGRFGVARTTVIVRTGRQRSLQDVFGRPTFPRPATPLPGPLLEDLQGGVRFFAVNDEALPLDLGDTDLIERFARASHERYLDTERRRGNAMGSRRAMVAWADLPDDLRDSNRAQAAQFGEVLRAQALMLMPAGEADADFAFTVGEIDELAQQEHERWRREREAKGFALGPTHQDGADRRHPAMVDWSALSEIDRDRDRDVIRSLPAILAHAGLRIVRLEDPT; this is translated from the coding sequence GTGATCGGCCGCGGCGCGCCCGGTGGCCGGGGCGGGCGCGCCGGCCTGGGGCACCGGCTGGAACGCTGGGCGGCCCGGCCGCTGCTCGTCGCCGGGCGGCTGGCCCGCTGGTTGCGCCGCCACCTGCTGGGGACGTTCGCCGTCCTCGGGGTGATCGCGTTCAGCCTCGGCCTGATCGGGATGTACCGGCATTTCCGCAGCGAGCCGGCGATGTTCAGCTGGCCCAACATCGTGTTCTTCACGGCGACGCTCTTCCTCGCCGACGGGACGGTCTTCCAGGACGGCGGGAAGTTCCCGCTGACGCTGGAGATCGCCCGGTTCCTCGCGCCGGTGGCGACGGCCGTCGGGGTCGCCGACGGCGTGAGCACGATCTTCGCCCAGCGCTTCGAACGGTTCCGGGCGCGCCACGCCCGCCATCACGTCATCGTGTGCGGCACCGGCCCCACGGCGTCGGCGCTCGTCGACAAGCTCTCCCGATCCAAACGGGTGGTACTGGTCGCCGAGGATGCGGAGCGGGAGTATCCGGACGCCGAGCTGCCGCCCGGCCTGCTGCGGGTTGTCGGTGACCCGGTGGAACCGCTGGTCCTGGCGAAGGCCGGCGTCGCCCGTGCGGACGTGGTCTACGGCTGTCTGCCGGACACCTCGTCGAACCTGGCGATCGCGCTGGCCGCCCGGCGCCTCGCCGCCGACCGGGTGGAGCAGCCGCTGCGCTGCCTGGCCCAGGTGGGCGACCTGTCCCTGATCCCGCACCTGCGCGCCCGGCGGATCGGGCTGAACGACGACAGCGGGTTCCGGCTGGACTTCTTCGCCGTCGAGGTGCTCGGCGCGCACGCCCTGCTCAACCGGTACCCGCCGAGCTGGGCCGCCCCGGAGCCCGGCGCGGCGCCGACCGTCGCGCCGGCGCCGCTGGTCGTGCTCGGGCTGTCCGGCCTCGGCCGCGCCCTGGTGATGGAGCTGGCCCGCCGCTGGCGGTCCCTGGCCGGCGCGTCCGGGCCGCTGTTGCCCATCGCCGTGGCCGATCCGGCGGCCGAGGAGAAGCTCGCCGCGCTGCGCGCCCGGGAGCCCGCCCTGGCCCGCGTCGCGCTCACCGCGCACGACACCCCGCACGGCGAGCTGCCGCCGGCCGTCACGCAGGCGGATGGTCCGCAGGAGCCGCCCGAGTTCGTCTACGTCTGCCAGAGCGACGAGGAACGGGCGCTGTTGTACGGGCTGGACGCCGCCCAGGCCCTCAACGGCCGGTTCGGCGTCGCGCGGACCACGGTCATCGTGCGCACCGGACGCCAGCGCAGCCTGCAGGACGTCTTCGGCCGGCCGACGTTTCCCCGCCCCGCGACCCCGCTGCCGGGGCCGCTGCTGGAGGACCTCCAGGGGGGCGTGCGCTTCTTCGCCGTCAACGACGAGGCGCTTCCCCTCGACCTCGGCGACACCGACCTCATCGAACGCTTCGCCCGGGCAAGCCACGAGCGCTACCTGGACACGGAACGCCGCCGGGGCAACGCGATGGGGTCCAGACGGGCGATGGTGGCGTGGGCGGACCTGCCGGACGACCTGCGCGACTCCAACCGGGCGCAGGCCGCCCAGTTCGGGGAGGTCCTGCGGGCGCAGGCGCTGATGCTGATGCCGGCCGGAGAGGCTGACGCCGACTTCGCGTTCACCGTGGGGGAGATCGACGAGCTCGCCCAGCAGGAGCACGAGCGGTGGCGCCGGGAGCGGGAGGCGAAGGGCTTCGCCCTGGGGCCGACCCACCAGGACGGGGCCGACCGGCGCCACCCCGCGATGGTCGACTGGTCGGCGCTGTCCGAGATCGACCGGGATCGCGACCGCGACGTCATCCGCAGCCTGCCGGCGATCCTCGCCCACGCGGGGCTGCGCATCGTCCGCCTGGAGGATCCGACCTGA
- a CDS encoding sulfite exporter TauE/SafE family protein, with the protein MGAGVLAGITSTVAGLASLVSYPALLATGLPPLAANVTNTTALLFVAVGAAAGSRPELAGQADRVARFGVMTLAGGAVGAVGLLTLPERTFERAVPVLIAGAAVLLWAQPRILARRAEAPAEGGPAVLAAVFGTGIYLGYFGAGGGAALLAVLAVAIPEPLARVNAVKNVSSGFANLVAAAGFAVFGPVRWTAVVPLGVGLLIGGAVGPLIVRRLPGDLLRVLIGLAALGLATSLAWDAYT; encoded by the coding sequence GTGGGCGCCGGCGTGCTGGCCGGCATCACCAGCACCGTCGCGGGGCTGGCGTCGCTCGTCTCCTACCCCGCGCTGCTCGCGACCGGGCTGCCGCCGCTGGCGGCGAACGTCACCAACACGACGGCGCTGCTGTTCGTCGCGGTCGGTGCGGCCGCCGGGTCGAGGCCCGAGCTTGCGGGCCAGGCCGACCGGGTCGCCCGGTTCGGGGTGATGACCCTCGCCGGCGGGGCGGTGGGCGCCGTCGGACTCCTGACGCTGCCGGAGCGGACGTTCGAACGAGCGGTGCCGGTGCTGATCGCCGGGGCGGCCGTGCTGCTGTGGGCGCAGCCCCGGATCCTCGCCCGGCGGGCCGAGGCGCCGGCCGAGGGTGGCCCGGCGGTGCTCGCCGCGGTCTTCGGAACCGGGATCTACCTGGGCTATTTCGGCGCCGGTGGCGGGGCGGCGCTGCTCGCCGTGCTCGCGGTGGCGATCCCTGAGCCGCTCGCCCGGGTCAACGCCGTCAAGAACGTGTCGTCGGGCTTCGCGAATCTGGTCGCGGCGGCGGGGTTCGCCGTCTTCGGCCCTGTGCGCTGGACCGCGGTGGTGCCCCTCGGCGTCGGTCTGTTGATCGGCGGCGCGGTCGGGCCGCTGATCGTGCGCCGATTGCCGGGCGATCTTCTGCGGGTGCTCATCGGACTGGCCGCGCTCGGCCTCGCCACGAGCCTCGCGTGGGATGCCTACACCTGA
- a CDS encoding ATP-dependent Clp protease ATP-binding subunit, which yields MFERFTDRARRVVVLAQEEARMLNHNYIGTEHILLGLIHEGEGVAAKALESLGISLEGVRSQVEEIIGQGQQAPSGHIPFTPRAKKVLELSLREALQLGHNYIGTEHILLGLIREGEGVAAQVLVKLGADLNRVRQQVIQLLSGYQGKGETATSGAPAEGTPSTSLVLDQFGRNLTAAARESKLDPVIGREKEIERVMQVLSRRTKNNPVLIGEPGVGKTAVVEGLAQAIVKGEVPETLKDKQLYTLDLGALVAGSRYRGDFEERLKKVLKEIRTRGDIILFIDELHTLVGAGAAEGAIDAASILKPMLARGELQTIGATTLDEYRKHLEKDAALERRFQPIQVAEPSVAHTIEILKGLRDRYEAHHRVSITDAALVAAASLADRYISDRFLPDKAIDLIDEAGSRMRIRRMTAPPDLREFDERIAGVRRDKESAIDAQDFEKAASLRDKEKTLLSEKAKREKEWKAGDMDVVAEVGDEEIAEVLAIWTGIPVFKLTEEETARLLRMEDELHKRVIGQQQAIKAVSQAIRRTRAGLKDPKRPGGSFIFAGPSGVGKTELSKTLAEFLFGDEDALIQLDMSEYMEKHTVSRLVGSPPGYVGYEEGGQLTERVRRKPFSVVLFDEVEKAHPDVFNTLLQILEDGRLTDSQGRLVDFKNTVLIMTSNLGTRDISKGPGIGFATGQGAVDYERMKAKVQDELKQHFRPEFLNRIDDIIVFHQLSENEIIQIVDLMLARVDIQLKNKDMALELTSAAKALLAKKGYDPVLGARPLRRTIQREIEDVLSEKILYGTLKPGEIVVGDVEGEGDDAKFVFRGETKPNQVPDAPPVDLAKSSE from the coding sequence ATGTTCGAGAGATTCACCGACCGGGCACGTCGGGTCGTCGTCCTGGCCCAAGAAGAGGCCAGGATGCTCAACCACAACTACATCGGGACCGAGCACATCCTGCTTGGCCTGATCCACGAGGGCGAGGGCGTCGCCGCCAAGGCCCTCGAGTCCCTCGGCATCTCCCTTGAGGGTGTGCGGTCGCAGGTCGAGGAGATCATCGGCCAGGGCCAGCAGGCACCGAGCGGGCACATCCCGTTCACCCCGCGTGCGAAGAAGGTCCTGGAGCTGTCGCTTCGGGAGGCCCTCCAGCTCGGCCACAACTACATCGGGACCGAACACATCCTGCTTGGCCTGATCCGCGAGGGCGAGGGCGTCGCCGCCCAGGTGCTCGTCAAGCTGGGCGCGGACCTCAACCGCGTGCGTCAGCAGGTCATCCAGCTCCTGTCCGGGTACCAGGGCAAGGGCGAGACGGCCACCTCCGGCGCTCCGGCCGAGGGCACCCCGTCCACCTCGCTGGTGCTCGACCAGTTCGGCCGCAACCTCACCGCGGCGGCGCGCGAGTCCAAGCTCGACCCGGTCATCGGGCGCGAGAAGGAGATCGAGCGCGTCATGCAGGTGCTGTCGCGCCGGACCAAGAACAACCCGGTCCTGATCGGCGAGCCCGGCGTCGGCAAGACCGCCGTCGTCGAGGGCCTGGCGCAGGCGATCGTCAAGGGCGAGGTGCCCGAGACCCTGAAGGACAAGCAGCTCTACACCCTCGACCTCGGCGCTCTGGTCGCCGGTTCCCGCTACCGCGGTGACTTCGAGGAGCGGCTGAAGAAGGTCCTCAAGGAGATCCGCACCCGCGGCGACATCATCCTGTTCATCGACGAGCTGCACACGCTGGTCGGCGCGGGCGCCGCCGAGGGCGCGATCGACGCCGCGTCGATCCTCAAGCCGATGCTCGCCCGCGGCGAGCTGCAGACGATCGGTGCCACCACCCTCGACGAGTACCGCAAGCACCTGGAGAAGGACGCCGCGCTGGAGCGCCGCTTCCAGCCGATCCAGGTCGCGGAGCCGTCGGTGGCGCACACCATCGAGATCCTCAAGGGCCTGCGCGACCGTTACGAGGCGCACCACCGCGTGTCGATCACCGACGCCGCCCTGGTCGCCGCCGCCTCCCTGGCCGACCGGTACATCTCGGACCGCTTCCTGCCGGACAAGGCGATCGACCTGATCGACGAGGCCGGCTCGCGGATGCGCATCCGCCGGATGACCGCGCCGCCGGACCTGCGCGAGTTCGACGAGCGCATCGCGGGTGTCCGCCGCGACAAGGAGTCCGCGATCGACGCGCAGGACTTCGAGAAGGCCGCCTCGCTGCGGGACAAGGAGAAGACCCTCCTGTCCGAGAAGGCGAAGCGGGAGAAGGAGTGGAAGGCCGGCGACATGGACGTCGTCGCCGAGGTGGGCGACGAGGAGATCGCCGAGGTGCTCGCCATCTGGACGGGCATCCCGGTCTTCAAGCTCACCGAGGAGGAGACGGCCCGTCTGCTGCGCATGGAGGACGAGCTGCACAAGCGGGTCATCGGCCAGCAGCAGGCCATCAAGGCCGTCTCGCAGGCGATCCGGCGCACCCGCGCCGGGCTGAAGGACCCCAAGCGTCCCGGCGGGTCGTTCATCTTCGCCGGCCCGTCCGGAGTCGGTAAGACCGAGCTGTCCAAGACGCTCGCCGAGTTCCTCTTCGGCGACGAGGACGCGCTCATCCAGCTCGACATGTCCGAGTACATGGAGAAGCACACCGTCTCGCGGCTGGTGGGCTCCCCGCCCGGCTACGTCGGCTACGAGGAGGGCGGCCAGCTCACCGAGCGGGTGCGGCGCAAGCCGTTCTCGGTCGTCCTGTTCGACGAGGTCGAGAAGGCCCACCCCGACGTCTTCAACACGCTCCTGCAGATCCTGGAGGACGGTCGCCTGACCGACTCCCAGGGCCGGCTGGTCGACTTCAAGAACACCGTCCTGATCATGACGTCGAACCTGGGCACCCGAGACATCTCCAAGGGCCCCGGCATCGGCTTCGCCACCGGTCAGGGCGCCGTCGACTACGAGCGGATGAAGGCGAAGGTCCAGGACGAGCTCAAGCAGCACTTCCGGCCGGAGTTCCTCAACCGGATCGACGACATCATCGTCTTCCACCAGCTCTCCGAGAACGAGATCATCCAGATCGTCGATCTCATGCTGGCCCGGGTGGACATCCAGCTCAAGAACAAGGACATGGCCCTCGAGCTGACGTCGGCCGCCAAGGCGCTGCTGGCGAAGAAGGGCTACGACCCCGTGCTCGGCGCCCGGCCGCTGCGCCGGACGATCCAGCGGGAGATCGAGGACGTCCTGTCCGAGAAGATCCTGTACGGCACGCTCAAGCCGGGCGAGATCGTCGTCGGCGACGTCGAGGGCGAGGGGGACGACGCCAAGTTCGTCTTCCGCGGCGAGACCAAGCCGAACCAGGTGCCCGACGCCCCGCCGGTCGACCTCGCCAAGTCCAGCGAGTAG
- a CDS encoding PP2C family protein-serine/threonine phosphatase, with translation MGSSLVPIMLIVVLLVALVIYFALNNRPVRQGSQRRSRGLDHQRHRSGTVPLRDSSDAAAPDGIVPGFTEPAPDPPAEQTADDPSDGPEAGASWGGDVTTQVPVGGENSRDPDATGWTPPPAAPPHQAQSREDEREDATRYYDPQTGDYPIAPPTTTFVAQSAAVGAEPVGGRAAVGDPRWESSPTATTYPNVAAAASREQAADLMATEPEQTTAAPLRLAAAGRTRRGKRGGPNEDAFVVVDGLLAVSDGVGGEAAGQIASTLTVTTVAGFRPQYAEDPLEGLRRAVERANRVVRTRAREEPTWLGMACTLDVVILGRQHNTGEYLTVAHVGDSSVWLQPGRGRPRALTTPHAIRNGPLLNAVGLADEIEADIFSEPVRAGDRVVLASDGITKVMTPEQLDGLLGELGSEPPERAADALVEAALLAGARDDTTIVVADLVSEPTSR, from the coding sequence ATGGGTAGCTCGCTGGTACCAATCATGCTCATCGTGGTGCTGCTGGTGGCCCTGGTGATCTACTTCGCTCTCAACAACCGGCCGGTTCGGCAGGGCAGCCAACGCCGCAGCCGTGGCTTGGACCATCAGCGGCATCGATCCGGTACGGTGCCGCTGCGAGACAGCTCCGACGCCGCCGCGCCGGACGGGATCGTGCCGGGCTTCACCGAGCCGGCGCCGGACCCCCCCGCCGAACAGACGGCCGACGACCCGAGCGACGGCCCGGAGGCGGGCGCGTCGTGGGGAGGGGATGTGACCACGCAGGTTCCAGTCGGGGGGGAGAACAGTCGCGATCCCGACGCGACCGGTTGGACACCACCGCCCGCCGCCCCGCCGCATCAGGCCCAGTCCCGCGAGGACGAGCGGGAGGACGCCACCCGCTACTACGACCCACAGACCGGCGACTACCCGATCGCGCCGCCCACGACGACCTTCGTCGCGCAGTCGGCCGCGGTGGGAGCGGAGCCGGTTGGGGGGCGGGCGGCCGTGGGCGACCCGCGGTGGGAGAGCTCGCCGACCGCGACGACCTATCCCAACGTCGCGGCCGCCGCGTCGCGGGAGCAGGCCGCCGACCTGATGGCGACCGAGCCCGAGCAGACCACGGCCGCCCCGCTGCGGCTGGCCGCCGCCGGCCGGACCCGCCGGGGCAAGCGCGGCGGTCCCAACGAGGACGCCTTCGTCGTCGTGGACGGCCTGCTGGCGGTCTCGGACGGCGTCGGCGGGGAGGCCGCCGGGCAGATCGCCTCCACGCTGACCGTCACCACGGTGGCCGGCTTCCGGCCGCAGTACGCGGAGGATCCGCTGGAGGGCCTGCGCCGGGCCGTGGAACGGGCGAACCGGGTGGTCCGCACCCGCGCCAGGGAGGAACCGACCTGGCTGGGCATGGCCTGCACGCTGGACGTCGTCATCCTCGGCCGGCAGCACAACACCGGCGAGTACCTGACCGTCGCCCACGTCGGCGACAGCTCGGTCTGGCTGCAGCCGGGCCGGGGGCGCCCGCGGGCGTTGACCACCCCGCACGCGATCCGCAACGGCCCGCTGCTGAACGCCGTCGGCCTCGCCGACGAGATCGAGGCCGACATCTTCAGCGAGCCGGTCCGGGCCGGCGACCGGGTCGTCCTCGCCAGCGACGGCATCACCAAGGTGATGACGCCCGAGCAGCTCGACGGGCTGCTCGGCGAGCTGGGCTCCGAGCCGCCCGAGCGGGCCGCGGATGCCCTCGTCGAGGCGGCCCTGCTGGCCGGCGCCCGCGATGACACCACCATCGTCGTCGCCGATCTGGTCTCCGAGCCCACCTCGCGGTGA